The proteins below are encoded in one region of Gemmatimonadota bacterium:
- the rmuC gene encoding DNA recombination protein RmuC, which translates to MDTLTIILLIALLACLALAAGVLVWSFRNSSRIIALSGEKAAMETELGVVREQLAEAGKSLEEVRKLEVERAELLQKLSNAEERLGERDEVEKRFKDTFKALSSEVLKSQQESFKANAEESLKARQEAVEKLVKPLSEKIESLDKARAENAGEFRTQMLNLMQTNKELATEAQTLSNALKRPDVRGRWGETQLERVLELSGLRKDIDFTVQDSFDSEGERIRTDVIVHLPQDRTVILDSKVSLTALMEAFETDDDETRSAAFDRHVSQVKSHVDSLAKKEYWSVLASTPDMVVMVLPEFAFLPAIEREPGLTERALEKNVVIVTPPALLALLKAVEMSWQQIRVAETARQISDLGKEMYDRLAVFAGHYVNVGNSLRQAIERYNRSVGSWDTRVATSAQRFSDLNVPITRELPEVPPVDAIPGSIQKLTDGKMEDGKLSDGNLEDGKLADG; encoded by the coding sequence ATGGACACACTGACGATCATATTGCTCATCGCACTCCTGGCCTGCTTGGCGCTGGCGGCCGGCGTGCTGGTATGGAGCTTCAGAAACAGCAGCCGGATCATCGCCCTCAGCGGCGAGAAGGCGGCCATGGAGACCGAACTGGGCGTGGTGCGCGAGCAACTGGCCGAAGCGGGGAAGTCGCTGGAGGAAGTCCGGAAGCTGGAAGTCGAACGGGCCGAACTGCTTCAGAAACTCTCCAACGCGGAGGAACGCCTCGGCGAGCGCGACGAGGTGGAGAAGCGGTTCAAGGACACCTTCAAGGCCTTGTCCTCGGAGGTCCTGAAGTCGCAGCAGGAATCGTTCAAGGCAAACGCCGAGGAGTCTCTCAAAGCGCGCCAGGAAGCCGTCGAGAAACTGGTCAAGCCCCTGTCGGAGAAGATCGAGTCGCTGGACAAGGCGCGGGCCGAAAACGCCGGTGAATTCCGCACCCAGATGCTGAACCTCATGCAGACCAACAAGGAACTCGCCACTGAGGCCCAGACGCTTTCCAACGCGCTCAAGCGGCCCGACGTGCGCGGCCGGTGGGGGGAGACGCAGCTCGAACGGGTCCTTGAGCTTTCGGGCCTTCGGAAGGACATCGATTTCACGGTGCAGGACAGCTTCGACAGCGAAGGCGAACGGATTCGAACCGATGTGATCGTCCATCTGCCGCAGGACCGGACGGTCATTCTCGATTCCAAGGTGTCACTGACGGCGCTCATGGAAGCCTTCGAGACGGACGACGACGAAACCCGGTCGGCCGCGTTCGACCGCCATGTCAGCCAGGTAAAAAGCCACGTGGACTCCCTGGCAAAGAAGGAGTACTGGAGCGTCCTGGCCTCGACGCCGGACATGGTGGTGATGGTCCTGCCCGAGTTTGCCTTCCTCCCCGCCATCGAACGGGAACCCGGGCTGACGGAACGGGCTCTCGAGAAAAACGTGGTTATCGTTACGCCGCCGGCCCTGCTGGCGCTGCTCAAGGCCGTGGAGATGTCCTGGCAGCAGATCCGCGTCGCGGAGACCGCCCGGCAGATCAGCGACCTGGGCAAGGAGATGTACGACCGGCTGGCCGTTTTTGCCGGGCACTACGTCAACGTGGGCAATTCGCTTCGGCAGGCGATCGAGCGGTACAATCGGAGCGTCGGATCATGGGATACCCGTGTTGCTACCTCCGCCCAACGATTCTCCGACTTGAACGTCCCCATCACGCGGGAACTCCCGGAGGTTCCGCCGGTCGATGCCATTCCCGGATCGATCCAGAAACTGACGGACGGTAAGATGGAAGACGGGAAGCTTTCGGATGGGAATCTGGAAGACGGGAAGCTCGCGGACGGGTAG